From a single Leclercia sp. AS011 genomic region:
- a CDS encoding toxin YdaT family protein gives MHAITYEHDNQKAIAPLKTKNQYEPRRRDNLRRQAILTAVREWELTLPGQAQDVVTQLVAEQWAKEGGRGITVNKQNLYRYLKNETNSSKYTAYVMQLADAISMAMPIEIARKHGLRQGKTDMELVAEAIKETGEHHQAKLLGLPSKKQAKEGFENLLANAALLPGELAGVVIAHLQALAPLFT, from the coding sequence ATGCACGCAATCACTTATGAGCATGATAACCAAAAGGCTATCGCTCCGCTGAAAACAAAAAATCAGTATGAACCACGCCGCAGAGACAACCTACGGCGCCAGGCGATCCTGACAGCCGTTCGTGAATGGGAGCTTACTCTACCCGGCCAGGCGCAGGACGTTGTTACGCAGCTGGTGGCCGAGCAGTGGGCAAAAGAGGGCGGACGTGGGATCACTGTGAATAAACAGAACCTTTATCGCTACCTGAAAAACGAAACCAATTCCAGCAAGTACACGGCTTATGTCATGCAACTCGCGGACGCGATCAGCATGGCAATGCCGATTGAGATCGCCAGAAAACATGGCCTCCGTCAGGGTAAAACCGACATGGAGCTGGTGGCCGAGGCAATAAAAGAGACCGGAGAGCACCACCAGGCAAAGTTGCTAGGCCTGCCGAGCAAGAAGCAAGCGAAGGAGGGTTTTGAAAACCTTCTTGCCAATGCAGCACTGCTACCGGGAGAGCTGGCCGGCGTGGTGATTGCTCACCTGCAGGCTCTGGCTCCGCTATTTACGTAA
- a CDS encoding helix-turn-helix transcriptional regulator, translating to MNLISHYRKKANISQLALAQQIGWNQPRLANYESNLRTPSLEDSRRIVGALNALGARCSLDEVFPPQTNG from the coding sequence ATGAACCTAATTTCTCACTATCGCAAAAAAGCAAACATTTCCCAGCTGGCGCTTGCACAACAGATTGGTTGGAACCAACCACGTTTGGCGAACTACGAATCGAATCTGAGAACGCCAAGTCTGGAAGACTCCCGCCGTATCGTAGGCGCGCTGAATGCTCTGGGGGCGCGCTGTTCTTTAGATGAGGTTTTCCCGCCACAAACAAATGGTTAA
- a CDS encoding helix-turn-helix domain-containing protein: MKTIAEQIGERIRTLRIQKGLSQAQAAKLCGWSAASRLANYESGLRNVGADDAMVLARILGTSPGELLFGERGDEDKWLTEKQRVMLNLFKQLPETEQDKMIDIFQVRLKEIDEYVEKYLRGRFKPMDDQSDTNS, translated from the coding sequence ATGAAGACAATTGCAGAACAGATCGGCGAGCGTATTAGAACGCTGCGCATTCAAAAGGGATTGAGCCAGGCCCAAGCTGCAAAGTTATGCGGTTGGTCAGCTGCGTCTCGTCTCGCCAATTACGAATCCGGGTTGAGAAACGTTGGCGCTGACGATGCAATGGTTTTAGCCAGAATATTAGGCACTTCACCAGGCGAACTGCTATTCGGTGAGCGCGGTGATGAAGATAAATGGCTTACAGAAAAACAAAGAGTAATGCTCAATTTGTTCAAACAATTACCTGAAACTGAGCAAGATAAAATGATTGATATCTTCCAGGTCAGGCTAAAAGAAATTGATGAATACGTTGAGAAGTACCTTCGCGGACGATTCAAGCCGATGGATGACCAGTCTGATACAAATAGCTAA
- a CDS encoding DUF1482 family protein: MNSLFALIVNVCALTGECSDIMLGVYKTEAVCEAAAAEQHVKGQCYPYKPADDQQPALHF, from the coding sequence ATGAACTCGCTTTTCGCCTTAATCGTTAACGTCTGCGCCCTCACCGGGGAATGCTCAGACATCATGCTCGGGGTTTATAAGACCGAGGCGGTTTGTGAAGCAGCTGCCGCAGAGCAGCACGTTAAAGGACAGTGTTACCCGTACAAACCGGCTGACGACCAACAGCCAGCGTTACATTTTTAA
- a CDS encoding Rrf2 family transcriptional regulator, with protein MEFGMKRVMASVQAVAVLERIYCGKPVPLATLSKESKLSVSYLEQIFKRLRSGKLVTSHRGPGGGYSLREGDISVSAVIRAVSKIPSNTTFDPVLVALDGVLISQLANKPSAQ; from the coding sequence ATGGAATTTGGAATGAAACGAGTGATGGCATCTGTACAGGCTGTTGCGGTTCTGGAAAGAATCTACTGCGGCAAGCCAGTACCCCTCGCCACACTGAGTAAAGAATCGAAGCTCTCAGTTTCCTACCTGGAGCAAATTTTTAAGCGGCTGCGCAGCGGCAAGCTGGTCACCTCACACAGAGGACCGGGCGGCGGATATAGCCTTCGTGAAGGTGATATCTCAGTTTCAGCAGTCATCCGCGCAGTCAGCAAGATCCCGTCGAATACCACGTTCGACCCGGTTCTTGTTGCACTTGACGGAGTGCTTATCTCTCAGCTGGCGAACAAGCCCAGCGCCCAATAA
- a CDS encoding exonuclease yields MEFFYHIKATQKSGKPDGVIWFSANTASRAALQLDVALEDVGIETGRGKDYAKPVRTDMPVVDDLPEEGVIDYTWCKCYELADDQRTWNVIAGTAQQPHPDGKVVEGTDTTIVDSVDIETGESIVDADGTETVCDAVREFRERKLPVLTTVATLPFRQRLLAQFIADKQYLYHVDEEQKKAILELELDVDNSYVQNLILAAENVEGFKKAHEPDIWKVVSALKTIFPVDGKRTELSVVIQFFKAWFNTGHIDRGILTREWAAGNRINLVQRTDSGTNADGGYVTDRGADTQHTLDTLDLEIACALLPMDFNHREIPGSIARRAKEIIANKEEPWKSWSKILRNQPGVLAVNRAAIFNLVRIAPEDIHLNPVAHLEFVNQTMTAEFNAATELLPLPAPAAEPEVPAAQPGGGGKTDRNPNYKPDFDGLDTEIALATLSADFNIYDIPSDVFRQAKAIVAANDSPFKEWSEALRATPGILDYSRAAIFALIRSAHPEHYKQPGRLSGYIKANLTEIDHENPTAEVLAAARHTPEVSWEKEINEKIEAEKAALVSQPQVANLGGGMFSIEGLMNENQSQTDDRSSVIEETTSDVQMEETDPTEGESVDAVPPGESTDAADPQTASLNPAEVLTAAAPILENQYQADVNQKPDSVSQNSNSINQNEPEPARNEPEAHQDEPAMFTHLMVDLETMGKKPGAPIVSVGAVFFDPASGKTGAEFYQVISLESSMSFGARPDASTILWWLKQSPEARSAIVVDDTVGLVEALEQFLDFIAENAANGSKNVQLWGNGSSFDCSLLEAAFELADTPFPIPHWNYRDVRTVVELGKAVGLNSRYDIPFEGDQHNALADARHQVKYVSAIWQRLTAI; encoded by the coding sequence ATGGAATTTTTTTATCATATTAAGGCGACTCAGAAATCCGGCAAACCTGACGGTGTTATCTGGTTCAGTGCCAATACGGCGTCACGCGCTGCGCTGCAGCTGGACGTCGCGCTGGAAGATGTAGGTATCGAAACTGGCCGCGGTAAGGACTACGCCAAGCCTGTTCGTACCGACATGCCTGTTGTTGACGATCTACCTGAAGAAGGCGTGATTGATTACACCTGGTGCAAATGCTACGAACTGGCTGACGACCAGCGAACCTGGAATGTGATTGCCGGCACTGCGCAGCAACCTCATCCAGACGGAAAAGTTGTTGAGGGTACCGACACCACTATCGTCGATAGCGTGGATATCGAAACTGGCGAAAGCATTGTTGATGCAGATGGTACCGAAACGGTTTGTGATGCGGTAAGAGAGTTCCGCGAGCGCAAACTTCCGGTATTGACGACCGTCGCCACCCTGCCTTTCCGTCAGCGTCTTCTGGCGCAGTTCATCGCGGACAAACAGTATCTCTACCACGTCGACGAAGAGCAGAAGAAGGCCATACTGGAGCTTGAGCTGGATGTGGACAACAGCTACGTGCAGAACCTTATTCTGGCCGCCGAAAATGTTGAGGGCTTCAAGAAAGCACATGAGCCCGACATCTGGAAAGTGGTCAGTGCTCTGAAAACCATCTTCCCAGTTGATGGAAAACGCACAGAGCTGTCTGTCGTCATCCAGTTCTTCAAAGCGTGGTTCAACACCGGACACATTGACCGCGGGATCCTGACGCGAGAGTGGGCCGCCGGCAATCGCATTAACCTCGTGCAGCGCACTGACTCAGGGACCAATGCTGATGGTGGATACGTAACCGACCGCGGCGCTGACACACAACATACCCTGGACACCCTTGATCTGGAAATCGCCTGCGCCCTGCTGCCGATGGACTTCAACCATCGTGAAATCCCGGGCAGCATTGCGCGCCGCGCCAAAGAGATTATCGCGAACAAAGAAGAGCCGTGGAAATCGTGGAGCAAGATCCTGCGCAACCAGCCTGGCGTTCTGGCAGTGAACCGCGCGGCGATCTTCAACCTGGTGCGCATCGCGCCGGAGGATATCCACCTGAACCCGGTTGCGCATCTGGAGTTCGTTAACCAGACGATGACAGCTGAATTCAATGCTGCAACTGAGTTGCTGCCGCTGCCTGCGCCAGCTGCTGAACCTGAGGTGCCAGCAGCACAGCCGGGCGGCGGCGGAAAAACCGATCGCAACCCTAACTACAAACCCGACTTTGACGGGCTCGATACTGAGATTGCGTTGGCAACGCTGTCAGCAGATTTCAATATTTACGACATTCCAAGTGATGTTTTCCGCCAGGCGAAGGCTATCGTCGCTGCGAATGACAGTCCGTTTAAAGAATGGTCTGAAGCTTTGCGCGCAACGCCCGGCATTCTGGATTACTCCCGCGCTGCAATTTTTGCGCTGATCCGAAGTGCTCACCCTGAGCACTACAAACAGCCTGGGCGTCTTTCCGGATACATCAAAGCGAACCTGACCGAAATCGACCACGAGAATCCTACAGCGGAAGTGCTGGCGGCGGCTCGACACACCCCTGAGGTTAGCTGGGAAAAAGAAATTAACGAGAAGATTGAAGCGGAAAAAGCAGCGTTAGTCAGCCAGCCGCAAGTCGCCAATCTTGGCGGCGGCATGTTCTCCATCGAAGGCCTGATGAACGAAAACCAATCACAAACAGATGACCGTTCATCGGTTATAGAGGAGACCACCAGCGATGTGCAGATGGAAGAGACTGACCCGACGGAAGGAGAAAGTGTTGACGCGGTTCCACCAGGCGAAAGCACTGATGCAGCTGATCCGCAAACAGCTTCCCTGAACCCGGCTGAGGTTCTGACCGCCGCGGCGCCGATTCTGGAAAACCAGTATCAGGCCGATGTAAACCAGAAGCCCGATTCTGTCAGCCAAAACAGCAATTCTATAAACCAGAACGAGCCAGAACCGGCACGAAATGAGCCAGAAGCGCATCAGGACGAGCCAGCCATGTTCACGCATTTGATGGTTGATCTCGAGACAATGGGTAAAAAACCGGGCGCGCCGATCGTTTCTGTGGGGGCCGTATTCTTTGACCCGGCCAGCGGGAAAACCGGCGCTGAATTCTATCAGGTGATTAGCTTGGAATCGTCGATGTCATTCGGGGCCAGGCCAGATGCCAGCACCATCCTCTGGTGGTTAAAGCAATCGCCGGAAGCACGATCTGCAATCGTAGTGGATGATACGGTCGGCCTAGTGGAAGCGTTGGAGCAATTCCTCGACTTCATTGCTGAAAACGCGGCTAACGGCTCCAAGAATGTGCAGCTCTGGGGAAATGGCAGTTCGTTCGATTGCTCACTTCTGGAAGCGGCTTTCGAGCTGGCCGACACGCCCTTCCCGATCCCGCACTGGAACTATCGGGATGTGCGTACCGTCGTCGAACTGGGCAAAGCAGTTGGGTTGAACTCGCGTTACGACATCCCTTTTGAAGGCGATCAACACAATGCCCTGGCCGACGCCCGCCACCAGGTCAAATACGTATCAGCTATCTGGCAGCGCCTGACAGCAATCTGA